In the Halobacteriovorax sp. GB3 genome, AGATGATTTTGAAGAACTTCTTTCAACAAAGGCGATTGCATTTGTTCAAATTGAATAATTGGAAAAGCAAATCCACAATGACCAGTGACATCGGCAACAGAGTGAATTGTAATGCCTTTATTCTTTTTAAAAATCTTATTTTCTTTTAAGTGATGATAAAGAGATTCCTGAAAAAAGATAAACGAGTCTCTTCCTTCTTTTGTTTCGATTTCTGTTTGTGATTGAAGAAGTTTAAATGGCGATACATCGACATTGAGACTTTCTTTTAGCTTAATTTCATATTGATAATTTGAGCGACATGACTGATTTAACTTATCAAAGAAGAAATCAATTCCCTGCTCCAGTTTTTGAAATTCGCTATCTTGATTTATCGTTGAATAAATCGTTACAGGGATCGCTGCATAGACATGAGAACTAAATAGTAAAAAGACGAGAACATTAAATAATTTCATAGAGTTGTTATAGTGAAACTCTCAAATTAAAGAAGATCCATTGAACTTTTTACAAATCAGTTTTTAAGTTAATTCAGCAACTTAAATAAGGGAGAGAGCTTTAATCGATGCTGTCGATAAGTTTGTTTTCTCTGAATCATTATTAAACAACTGAACATCTAAAAGATTGGAGAATTTTTTATCAAACTCGTCCTGATCAATTTCATAGATATAATTTACGATTTTATATTTGGTGATCGTCGTTTTGTATTTTTTGAGTTTATCCACATTTATTTTTTTCTTTAAAATTGGATACTGAGAAATTTTCTTATCTTCTGATTTAAGAATAAATGTAGGAAGTTCGATTTGGCCAGAAAGCCATTGATCATCACTTTTAACATAGCCAAGAATTTTATTTCTTTTTTTAACGACAACTCTCAAAAGCTCTAATTCAAAAAACTTTTGTTTCTTTTCTTCTTGAATTGGATACGAAAGAGGCTCACCGCTTTCTTTAGCAAGACACTTCTTATTCATTGGACAATTTAAGCAATTCGCTTTTCTTGCTTGGCAATAAACTCTTCCAAGATCCATTAATGCTTCGTTAAGCTTTCTCGCCCCAACTTTATCAATGTCTTTTAAAACCTTTCCCTCTTCAAATAATGCTTTAATCATTTTTTGAAGCTTAGGACCTTTCTTTTCTTTAATCCCATAAAGTCTAGAAACAACTCTCTCAATATTTGCATCAATAGCAAGTGCTTTATGATCAGCACCAATTGATAAAATAGCATTGGCCGTATATTCTCCAACCCCACTTATTGAAATAAGCTTTTCATAATCAAGAGGAATTTCTCCATCGAAATTCTCAACGATATCAATAGCAGCTTTTCTAAGATTTCTAGCTCTTCTATAGTAGCCAAGACCTTTCCAAGCTATGCAAACTTCTTCTTCTGTCGACTGGGCTAAATCGTAAGGCGTCGGATAGAGTTTTAAAAATCGATCGAAGTGGCTAAGAACTGTTCCAACAGTTGTTTGCTGCAACATAATTTCAGATACAAGAGTCCCATAAAGAGTTCTCTTTTTACGCCAAGGAAGTTCTGCGTGATCGCTGTCAGACCACTTAATTAAATTTTTAAACATAGACTATGAAGTACAAAAACTTATAAGGATTTACAAGAATTAATCAGCTCTGATGAGGCTTTAATGAGCTTTTCCCCATCAAAGTTCGCGTAATCTCCGCCGTGCATGATCGCACCATTATTGTCTAAGAAAGTTCTAAGCGATGGAGATAGCTCATCAACATCTGTTACGACAACAAGATGTTTTGCCCTTGAATTTTCAATCCATCTCATGAGTCTCTTTTCATCGTTAAGTCCATAATTTAAACAAAGAGTATCGTGTCCACCCAACATTTTCTTGGAAGTGTTAAAAACGGATATTGATAGCTTTGCCTTAGGGCAACTGTGAATGAGTTTTTCAGCAAAAGATCGCCTTGAACAATGATCCTCATCTCCGTTGAAGTCGACTCTTTTCATGCTAGAGCTTGTATCAATCCAAACTTCCATATCACCTGCTGGTGCGAGATCTTTTTTTGCTTTACCACAAAAGATATCAAAGTAATCTCCATCTTTGCAGTCGATCATATTAACATCCATTGAGTTAATCGTTTTAAGTTGCTTAAGAGTTTTCTCTGTTTTCTTTTTTTCAAACTCTTCTTTGGTTAAACTGTCAGCATGTTCTTTAATAAAACCAAGCTGAGGATGGAAACATCCATCACCCATCGGCGTACAATCGTATTTCTGGGCCAACTCAACTGAACTAGAGACAATTGGGTATTGAGCAAATTCTTTAAGAGATTTTTCTAATTGAGAGACTACTGGAGGCGCAAGAAAGTAGACCTCCAATTTCTTTGGAAATGAAAATGATGAAACTGAAAAAAACATGCTTATTAAAAGCCAGTATTTTATCAAGCAATCAATCCTTTCTGGCGGAAATAGCGAAAGAGCTCATTCCCCAGATCCACTATTAAGTCACGTCCTTCCATATCGAGATGAAGAAAGTCCGTCATATAAGCTTTTTGTCTCGGAGTTAACTCTTGCAGCTTTCGCTGAATCGTATCTCCTGAACTTCTTCCCCCTTCATCTGCACG is a window encoding:
- a CDS encoding A/G-specific adenine glycosylase, yielding MFKNLIKWSDSDHAELPWRKKRTLYGTLVSEIMLQQTTVGTVLSHFDRFLKLYPTPYDLAQSTEEEVCIAWKGLGYYRRARNLRKAAIDIVENFDGEIPLDYEKLISISGVGEYTANAILSIGADHKALAIDANIERVVSRLYGIKEKKGPKLQKMIKALFEEGKVLKDIDKVGARKLNEALMDLGRVYCQARKANCLNCPMNKKCLAKESGEPLSYPIQEEKKQKFFELELLRVVVKKRNKILGYVKSDDQWLSGQIELPTFILKSEDKKISQYPILKKKINVDKLKKYKTTITKYKIVNYIYEIDQDEFDKKFSNLLDVQLFNNDSEKTNLSTASIKALSLI